In Prunus dulcis chromosome 1, ALMONDv2, whole genome shotgun sequence, the following are encoded in one genomic region:
- the LOC117616649 gene encoding two-component response regulator ARR5-like, translating to MARSGVVSWRRRSEKLDGFDMAPMNSEEAHVLAVDDSLVDRKVIERLLRISSCKVTAVDSGRRALQFLGLDDDKSSSVGFDGLKVDLIITDYCMPGMTGYELLKKIKESSALKEIPVVIMSSENVLARIDRCLEEGAEDFIVKPVKLSDVKRLKDYMTREAGLEESGMNKRKLREPCDLPSSPPSILPSSPSSSLSSPSKSPSPPRSSSFSAPSSPTSLDSPIRRLKMTNTD from the exons ATGGCCAGGAGCGGCGTCGTTTCGTGGCGGAGGAGGTCGGAGAAGCTCGACGGGTTCGACATGGCGCCAATGAACTCCGAAGAAGCTCACGTCCTCGCCGTCGATGACAGCCTCGTCGACCGCAAGGTCATTGAGCGCTTGCTTAGAATTTCTTCTTGCAAAG TGACGGCTGTGGATAGTGGAAGGAGAGCTCTGCAATTCCTTGGCTTGGACGACGACAAGAGTTCCTCCGTCGGATTCGAC GGCTTGAAGGTGGATCTGATTATCACTGACTACTGTATGCCTGGCATGACCGGGTACGAATTGCTCAAGAAAATCAAGGAATCTTCAGCTCTCAAAGAGATTCCAGTTGTGATTATGTCATCTGAGAACGTTTTGGCGCGCATAGACAG GTGTTTGGAAGAAGGCGCAGAAGACTTCATAGTGAAACCGGTGAAGTTATCGGACGTGAAGAGGCTCAAGGACTACATGACGAGAGAGGCCGGACTGGAAGAGAGTGGGATGAACAAGAGAAAGCTACGCGAGCCTTGTGATCTGCCTTCCTCACCACCGTCCATTCTACCATCGTCACCCTCGTCCTCCTTATCGTCACCGTCGAAATCTCCGTCGCCTCCTCGGTCATCGTCGTTCTCGGCTCCCTCGTCGCCGACGTCGCTTGATTCCCCAATCCGACGGCTCAAAATGACCAACACTGATTAG